A single window of Arcobacter venerupis DNA harbors:
- a CDS encoding Fe2+-dependent dioxygenase, whose amino-acid sequence MLLHIPNVLTKEQLIECRKLLEKASWIDGKLTAGSQAVNVKSNLQLAENDPLLKYLREIITSSLKANPLFVSAALPNHIISPFVNRYENSGAYGNHVDNSILYDATIGKSYRTDISCSLFFTDPQEYEGGEMVIEDTFGTHEVKLPAGDLLLYPSTSLHRVEPVTKGVRMVSFMWIQSMIRSAWKRSILFELDNTIQSLRAKYGETQEAVNLSIHYHKLLQEWAEI is encoded by the coding sequence ATGCTTTTACATATACCAAATGTATTAACAAAGGAACAACTAATTGAGTGTAGAAAACTCTTAGAAAAAGCTTCTTGGATAGATGGAAAACTAACAGCTGGTTCACAAGCTGTTAATGTAAAAAGTAATCTACAATTAGCTGAGAATGATCCTTTATTAAAATATTTAAGAGAGATAATAACTTCTTCTTTAAAAGCAAATCCTCTATTTGTATCAGCTGCTTTACCAAATCATATAATTTCTCCATTTGTAAATAGATATGAAAATAGTGGTGCTTATGGGAATCATGTTGATAACTCAATTTTATATGATGCAACTATTGGTAAAAGCTATCGTACAGATATTTCTTGTTCACTATTTTTCACAGATCCACAAGAGTATGAAGGTGGTGAAATGGTTATCGAAGATACTTTTGGAACACATGAAGTAAAACTTCCAGCAGGGGATTTACTTCTTTATCCATCTACTTCTTTACATAGAGTTGAACCAGTTACAAAAGGTGTTAGAATGGTGAGTTTCATGTGGATTCAAAGTATGATTAGAAGTGCTTGGAAAAGAAGTATTTTATTTGAACTTGATAACACAATTCAAAGCTTAAGGGCTAAATATGGCGAAACACAAGAAGCTGTAAATTTATCAATTCATTATCATAAACTACTTCAAGAGTGGGCAGAAATTTGA
- a CDS encoding TonB-dependent siderophore receptor, which yields MNKYITSKKHKTANYLGASVVTATVLLTSPIILQAESTVLQKVDVVGVEDLDYSNSYKVNKSSSSKVTQDLVDTPQTITVITKKVMEEQQATTLVEALRNTPGITLNLGENGNTNSKDNINMRGFDAQGSIYKDGIRDLANSSKDTFNTEAVEVTKGGVGADNGRGVSSGYINQVTKSATNKDEVAGTLGYSTAKNARLTADLNKKLNETTGVRLNVMKQDGEVAGRDEVEIDRTGIAGSVGFGIGTATRTTINYEHTEQDDVPDGGIPTVGLDGSAQKADTSTFYGSSDDFEEAKNDTFTIKFEQDISDNTIFTNTSRYAKTNQEMLLTSPFNFSTTANTVTRSMHARWQENEILTNQSNFTTEIQTGMLLHKISTGIELIKENQVTKNYTSQTAQTSSLYNPTNISWSDLTLSGQKSDGETTTVGAYLFDSINIGEKFIFTGGGRFDKYDTTNDIVSSTLVPSTIEDKGNLNSYKAGLVYKPLDNGSVYISRATTQLAPGGANFTLSATTTSANNPNMEPQKSTTDEIGTKWDLLNNRLSLTTAIYKTVVENETMTESDGSTSQNGEKEVEGIEFGAVGEITDKWNITAGLAKMNTEYTNSTSTNEGLSLRFSPEHTATLWSTYKFTSVFNVGVGARYVGTQTVTTSTTSTAPIKKIDEYTVYDAMASYKFNKNLTYQLNIYNLTDEEYVSNMNNAGRRYTPGASRSGLLTLAYKF from the coding sequence TTGAATAAATATATTACAAGTAAGAAACATAAAACTGCAAATTATTTAGGCGCATCAGTTGTTACAGCAACTGTATTATTAACATCACCAATTATTTTACAAGCTGAATCAACAGTTTTACAAAAAGTTGATGTTGTTGGAGTTGAAGATTTAGATTATTCAAATAGTTATAAAGTTAATAAATCATCATCATCAAAAGTTACACAAGATTTAGTTGATACCCCTCAAACAATTACTGTTATTACAAAAAAAGTAATGGAAGAACAACAAGCAACAACTTTAGTTGAAGCTCTTAGAAATACTCCTGGTATTACATTAAATCTTGGTGAAAATGGAAATACAAACTCTAAAGATAATATTAATATGAGAGGGTTTGATGCTCAAGGAAGTATTTATAAAGATGGAATTAGAGATTTAGCAAACTCAAGTAAAGATACATTTAACACAGAAGCAGTTGAAGTTACAAAAGGTGGAGTTGGAGCTGATAATGGAAGAGGTGTTTCATCTGGATACATAAATCAAGTTACAAAATCAGCTACAAATAAAGATGAAGTTGCAGGAACTTTGGGTTATAGTACAGCAAAAAATGCTAGATTAACAGCTGATTTAAATAAAAAACTAAATGAAACAACAGGTGTTAGATTAAATGTAATGAAACAAGATGGTGAAGTTGCTGGTCGTGATGAAGTTGAAATTGATAGAACAGGAATTGCTGGTTCTGTTGGATTTGGAATAGGAACAGCTACAAGAACAACTATTAATTATGAACATACAGAACAAGATGATGTTCCAGATGGAGGAATTCCAACTGTTGGATTAGACGGAAGCGCACAAAAAGCTGATACTTCTACATTTTATGGAAGTTCTGATGATTTTGAAGAAGCAAAAAATGATACATTTACTATAAAATTTGAACAAGATATATCAGATAATACAATATTTACAAATACTTCAAGATATGCAAAAACAAATCAAGAAATGTTATTAACATCTCCATTTAATTTTTCAACTACTGCAAATACTGTAACAAGATCAATGCATGCAAGATGGCAAGAAAATGAAATATTGACAAATCAATCTAATTTTACAACAGAAATACAAACTGGTATGTTATTACATAAAATTAGTACAGGTATAGAATTAATAAAAGAGAATCAAGTTACAAAAAATTATACTTCTCAAACAGCGCAAACTTCAAGTTTATATAATCCAACTAATATTTCTTGGAGTGATTTAACATTATCTGGACAAAAAAGTGATGGAGAAACTACAACTGTTGGCGCTTATTTATTTGATTCAATAAATATTGGAGAAAAATTCATCTTTACAGGTGGAGGAAGATTTGATAAATATGACACAACTAATGATATAGTTTCAAGTACTTTAGTTCCATCGACAATAGAAGATAAAGGAAATCTAAATAGTTATAAAGCAGGGTTAGTTTACAAACCACTTGATAATGGAAGTGTATATATTTCACGAGCTACAACACAATTAGCACCAGGTGGAGCAAACTTTACTTTAAGTGCAACAACTACAAGTGCAAATAACCCAAATATGGAACCACAAAAATCAACTACTGATGAAATTGGTACAAAATGGGATTTATTAAATAATAGATTATCTTTAACAACAGCAATATATAAAACTGTTGTAGAAAATGAAACTATGACTGAATCAGATGGAAGTACATCTCAAAATGGAGAAAAAGAGGTTGAAGGTATTGAATTTGGTGCAGTTGGAGAAATTACAGATAAATGGAATATCACAGCTGGTCTTGCAAAAATGAATACTGAATATACAAATTCTACATCAACAAATGAAGGTTTGAGTTTAAGATTCTCTCCTGAGCATACAGCTACACTTTGGTCAACTTATAAATTTACTTCAGTATTTAATGTAGGAGTTGGAGCAAGATACGTAGGAACACAAACTGTAACAACAAGTACAACATCAACTGCTCCAATTAAAAAAATTGATGAATATACTGTGTATGATGCAATGGCTTCTTATAAATTTAATAAAAATTTAACATATCAATTAAATATTTATAATTTAACAGATGAAGAGTATGTATCAAATATGAATAATGCTGGAAGAAGATACACTCCAGGTGCTTCAAGAAGTGGATTATTAACACTTGCATATAAATTTTAA